TGGGGCAATCCAGAGAAGGATGACAATAGTGGCCCTCACCCTGGAAGGACTGTCTGAGGATAAAGCTCAGATTGTCTCAGTGGGGGCAGGGTACACCCTTCTTTGCTACTAATATCAAGACAATTGAAATAGCTAAAGTTGAATGCAACTGCCCTCTCAGagttgagaagacctggcagcagtatAAGCACTAAAGTTGACTTCACCTATTTGTGGTCAGGCCATAGTAATAGTTACCATCTCCAGAGGGAAGCCctagcatatgtttatatgtactgtgtatatgtatgtatgtatgtatacacacacacacacacatattcaaataaatgcacatgtatgcatacagacagagagagagagagagagagagagagagagaaatgaattataaacaaacaaatagagagtACTAATGTAAGTTTatgacataaagagagaaaaagctacTAAGTGATATATGGAATAACCTGGGTAGGCAAAGAATGATATCTAAACTAAAGAAAACAGTTCATGAATATACTGCCCACTACGACTGGGTGGGGGTTAAGGGGTAAAGCCTTCTGGTTAGTACATTTGTTGTAAATTCTCGTGTCCCCATGGCTGTTGGATAAAGTAATAGGGACAGTCTAAAAATAGTGTAGTCACTTTGTTAACAATTATCCATGGTTTACTTTTGGCTAAAAAGTATGgagcaatgtattttttttttattacattctcTACTGCATCACATACCTTTATTCTCAATTTGtacaccttttgccatagatgaaaaatGTCCGTCTTTGTCAAGATAACAAttacataccttttttttttttttttaatgaaatcctAATGGTCATTTTCAATCTTCCAGCACACTTTTTTCATGTGAAGACCTATAAGCTGGGCTAACCgctaaaataattgaaataactaAGAATTTCAACGAATGATTACTACACTGGCTGCTAAAGCAAATTAAAtctgttccttctctttatctcattaaACGTGGGAAAACCCTTTTCTTTGTCAATCGTCTTATTTTGTGAACAGATATTTGCAGGtgatgtgtatgttcatgtgacAGTCATACTATTCACACTTCCATTAAATCATATGCAACATGATTAAGAGTACTTGTTTAACACAAAGACCACTTATAATTTTGTGATTTCGTATGACACAGCCACTGACTGACTGCCAGCGATATTTGTCTTATATGTTAGATCAAATATATCATTTTCAGTATAATATGACAGTATCTTTAACAACACCTCTACAAACAAACCTGGAATACTTACAGCATTGGCCGTAGCGTATATCAAGGCCTATAGCTTTTAAACCCAAGAGCGAAGCCGCAGCATTCAAACTTGCAACAAGAAGGCACACGTTAAACCCGCCAGCGACCTTTTTAAATGCCTCAAACGGACCAATCACACGGGCGGTAAGCTGCCGTCCGCCAACAGCTGTCGGTAAATACGTATGGATTTAAAATTCATCAAGATAATTCTTATTGTAATAAGTTAATGTAGTTTTTCtgtaataaataaattttaaatagaTATGAAGTGGAACTTAACTGTCgcgattttagtattttattttggTTGCACTCAGCTGATCGTCTGCGGCGGAGGAAGAACAACAAACAAATCGCCCTTCGTCAGCGCCAAAGTCTCGCTCCCGGATTCGCGGAAGGCTGGAGGAAAATTTTATTTTACGGCTTAGTTAGCTTCCGACAGGCGCTGAGGATATCTGCAAAAGTGTATGTAGCAGTGGTTAGAGGTAAATATGAATTGCATTGTCAGTGAAAGAGTTAAAAACATGCATTGCATTGTTAAATATGATGCTGTAGTCcgtgcatgtataaataattCATTTCAAGTGGAAGGCAAGATCCTGTTTAGCAGAATTGAAGGGGATGGATACAGTGGTAAGCGAATATTGATTGCAAGGTTAGTGGTATCACATAGGTACTTAACACTACTTTATGGCTGTGTGCGTTGTTATTCACAGTATTGCAGAGTCTGTGTCACTTGATGATCGTATAACCTAactaagatgaagaaaatgatattgGTTCTGCAAGCACAGAAGTTCCATACAATTTTGCATGTATTGCTCTCAGATACCCTTATGTAAACTAAAGGGGCAGTTCAGCTGGCCTTGTGTACACTCATTTCTAGCTGTATGCCTGGTTATCTGGGCCAAATTGTAGCACTTTGGTGCAAAATCTGGGGGCTGAGGGGAGCCCGCGATAACCAGACCTAAAGTGTTCTTTCCTAGAAAAATTCATGGGCTTTTCTAGGATGCAAATAAAAATTATTGTCTGTAAtctctttataataattatgaatatctttATGATTTTGCTGGTGTCTTTTTGTTGATGtgatgtctaattatttgtaaataaaatcagATTAAGATTTAGTTATTGGCATGTCtcaaaaatattgatatttctataaGCTCATGGAAGATTTGTAGTATTATCTGTATTACTTGTATCAGTTATTAGAAAATGATTTATTgtacaaaacaaagcaaacagaaGAAGACACTCTTTTGTTTTTTAGGATAATCATCTTGCGTCGAGGCTCGTCGGTGTgagcgaatatgtatatataaatatgtatgtgtttatagatacatatgcacatatatatttcatctacatatatttatatctacacatatgtgtttatgtacatgtatacatgtatatgtacaaacccacatatgtatatatatatatatatatgtgtgtgcgtgtgcgtgtgcgtgtgcgtgtgcgtgtgcgtgtgcgtgtgcgtgtgcgtgtgtgtattaatagtTTCAGTGCCATATGGTGCATTTATGGTGGTcattttttacataaaaatatgagtatttacttgggtaacaaacatttgcacttattttttattcaagttAATCTATGTTAAAGGAGTATGTAGTTCAAGAAAGacattttcctcttgttttatttaatgATGATCAAATTTACAAATGTAACAAAAATATGtgaatttaagaggaaaaaatcaatTACTACCAATAACTAAAAAATGCAAActacaatatttaaaaaattatgaaattaGCAACAACCTTATaactataataagataatattagaaataatattagaaacttgaaaataaacaatacattacaaaatattaaattataaatacaaccataactttataataacaatgagcaAAACTCTAAAAATGTCAATGATATAgctacaacaaataaaaataaagtcaatATAGCTTTCTGCTACAATTTTTTCTAATGATCCAGAGCCATTCTCCTGCCGCAGTATCTGGAACAAAAAGAACttttacacacaggaaaataatcaattGAAAAATTTTACTGTAAAGAGGGGACTTATTTTAATCACAAGAACAAGCAAATTTAGCATTCCTGAAACTTGTTTCACTGCACATTGTGCTAATTGCTGTTGATTGTacctaccagtattattattatctcttatagaaatatcaatattcttgagaTATGCAAATAACTAAATCTTAATCTGATTTTCtttacaaataattagacatcacataaacaacaaaaggacACCAGCAAAATCATGCATGAAAGATGAGAACTAATAtgttatttaacccaatgccgatgggtatCCCATGTACGCACGTggaatgcccactgtgagtacttgtttgattgtttttacacatagatggctacacttgtactaagtcaccaatgagccagttatgagtactgcctgtctcgaccgtttacccttttctttgatttacgaaatattttacgttatcttattttgctgttgctaatgttaaaaaacattataataattataatgtttataataagactaacaccatcagtattcatagcactagtaaaaaacacgtttttcccgccatttcaaatcaggtacgatcacaaggtctactaattgactcctttatggctaagcactagcagaaccatctatgggcagacatttcacaaaaaatatagaaaataggtacagcattttccccattttctgttcatttccctggcagcattgggttaacactAACCTCTTGTAAGATACCAAAGTATTAATGCCAAGTGATGGTCTACAGGAATAACCCTTCACAGCCGAGTATCCTTCTTCTCAATTTGAGGTTTCATAAGATGCAACAAGCATAATAAAGACACCTTCATGTTCGAAATTTGTATAACCTGTGACCGTCCTCCATTGCCTGTTCCTTCACTAGCATAATTAtaggtcttttctttttttccataccTTAACCCATGATCACTTtggtattctttcctcattcttcacaaAGTGGGAAACTGTGTTTGTGCTCCGTGCTACCGTGTAGTCAATCTTTAGGTATGTCTGGGCTGGCATGGAGGCTATTTCCGCAATTGAAACACTACGTCTTGCAGGGCAGCTGGAGATGGGTTGGGGCCCACCCATAAAGAAAGCCAGTTGAACTGCACCTTAAAGAAGAACAATAGAAGTTTctttaatattcataatttatttaaGGATGATAAGAGGGAGAGTATCTCCTGAGATCAGTTATGCCCCTGCACACCTCAGTGGTTCTCAGACTGAGCCATCTCATCTTTTTATGTGATACCATGTTTTATCTTTGCATTTCGATGTTTGCCAATGTTCATAACATCTGTTAgtaatccccttcccctcctggtATACATCAAATGGAATTGTGGGGATGATGTGGCCATCATCTATGAAATATCACAAGATGTGATACTGGCTAATAGTTTGATAGCCCAGTAACTGTGGGTAAAGTTTTTGATAAAGGCAAACAAGGCCAGGTATACATTAGTATGCACTACTTTATGCCTGGGTGATCATCTGACTTTAGTAAGTGTGTGTGACCTGATTTTATCAGTCAAGACATTAACTCATGACATGATGATTCATCTCTAGGCTtctgttattactgtgattactTGTCATGAGGTGACAGCAAATCACCCATCAAAGTTGCTAAATGCAATATCACCAAATGCAAACATGTCAAATGCAAAGCTATACTGTATAACAAGCATAAAGAATGCATATGATAATGCTGTTAGGTATGAAAAATTATCTGCACGATTGATGTTAATCTTCAATTTCTTATCAGTCCATGGATTTATGCATTACACAATGCTGTGCTCTCTGTGCTTTCCATACTGACAATAGTCAATAAACATCTACCATTTATATTTTAGCAAGATAGAGTTTTGTAACCGTtcctatatattcttatatagatCTTAATTTCTTAATTAATTTGGAGCAGTTACTTTTTCATGTAATAGTACTTTGATCATGTCAGTCAAGTGATACTCTCTTACTTGTTTATTCTTTATACTTAGTTCTCATTCAGGAATGTATCAAATGCACCTGGAATAAATACATTTTGGTGGATCGGATAATGAAACACTTATATTCGACCACtttgaaaaatatgaatatgctaTAGTCCACTATTTACAGTGACAGAGATCTGTGAGGCTATTActgagtgagggagaatgagcaAATTTTCTCTTGCTCTTATATACGAGTTTTATGCTGAATAGGGTTGttttactagcctctcacagcaTTTTAAATTTAATGCTTGTTTATGCCCTGTTATAAAgatcatttatatctatacatcttaATTACAATATACatgagtaacagtaataacaaaatatataaccaTGGTATgattaagaaaattataagaaatatatactcCAATACTATAAAAGGATTAACATAATTTCTTACTACCATGCCCATGATGTGGAAGGTTTACCAtgactgtgtatttgtttgttttgtgggacTATGGAATATTTGTTTTTGAGTCCCTGTGACAGTTTATAGACCTTGCTGACAGTTCATCTTCAGATAAGGTACCAGACAAAATCTGTCTTGCTAGAATATATAGACTATGGTAAAGGTTTGTTGGCCTTTACCTCAAAACAACCTGTAGAGAACAAGGCACCACTTACTGCCTGTTCTAGATCAGTGGACCatttaagaatctgatgaaagctatGTATCCCCTTCTCCAGAAATATTCACTTAAACTCAAGTTTGCATGTAATGTGCATAATGTACTTTATTTACTGAGATTTGATTTCTCATACATATATGGGACACAAAATGCTAATTTTGATCTGGTCATCAGGACCCCTGAAACCCATCTCTGGACTCACAAGGGGTCCATGGACCCCAGCATAAGAAGCTCTCTTCTAAATATATACCTCATTTGATTACTGAAAACCTTTGTTAGTTATAAGTGGTTTACTTTGTTGTACTTATTGTGTTTAGGGGAAAGTTGGCTCAGAGTTGATTTGTTTCAACATAATTGCTTGTCACATCTGGAAACTTTCATGCAGTGTCTTTCACACAAATGTGTAGCTGGCAGATGTTTGTGTTTGGAAAGCTAGTGAGAAAGTGATTGACTATGGGAGTAAGTTCCCATTATCTTCAGTTATTGTATCAGCATTGACAGCTTGAGCAATTTAGAAAATGTTAATTGACAGTTAACTAAATAAAATAGTTCCATAGACCAGACTCATaagtcatttattatcatttatttaattcCAGAGACCAGAGTAATAAgtcatatattataatttattgtttcAGAGACTAGAATCATaagtaatttattatcattatttttttagaattcaGTTTTAAAGGTTAGTGAGTACCATAAGAATTTTccagatatatatctttatggagTAGATATGTTCAGTGTAATCTTTTGATATAAAAAGtccatactgataaaaataaaaaaatgtataggaCCAAGAGTGGAGTCTGTGCATTAGCATATCTGAATTGTAAAAGAAAACTGCAGTATTGCCATTAAGACTTTCTTAGTTATGAAGTATAAATTGTAGGCTACAAGGAACAGAAATTATGGGATATAAGACAAAACATTTGACAGACATAATTtgaaatattgattattatgtGATTTACATAAGCATAATACCACATCAAATACTAGCTGGCAGTCTGTCAGAAAAGTCAACTTAGAAGGCTTCTTTGTGATCACACTCCAGCAAAGGGCTTTAATGGTGACAAACTGAACCTACAGCATTTGTTATTTATCAGGTTTGTGGTGATAAGATATGAGtatctttttattcccttttttttcagccTTTCATATATAATTCATGTTGAATGATACTGTATTCGTAATACACTTCATGAGTGGAATGGTTTTTGGGAGTGACAATTTGGTTTAGTGTGATCAGTACAATATGTCATTATTTGCTCATTatacataatttttctttttacttataggGCAAGATGGAGCTCATTGAAACCCTTTTTAGCTTCTCTGAGAAAGCTGGTGAAATTGCACGGACAATACGGAGAGAGCCAAAGCTTTTTTCTCTGTTagtagaggaaaaaggagaaaacgagaaaaatcaAAGGTTTGCTCAAGACTTTAAGACCCTGGCCGATGTGCTTATCCAAGAAGCTCTCAGGCATCATGTTACACAAATGGTTGGTTAATATAGAGTACTTCAAAGTGAAAATGGTATTTTGCAAAATAGTGGGAGGCTGGTTGTTTGAAAATACTTTAAAAATTTTAGATTTAtgttttaatttcatatttttgtgaAAGGAAGTACAAAAAACACTCAGttctatataaagaaaaatagtaagaaaaatgaaaaaaaatcaaattccttatatatatattacatcccaATTTCCTACTTTTGGATTAGACACAAAGGTCTCAGTTTCCTTTGCTTTTGCTTAAATTGACTTTTAGTTATTTTGAGTACAAGGTGTGTTATCTACTCTTCATACCACTTAGCAAAGGAATCCACAGAATGTGTTTGTTGTGTCTGGCTTTCTTGGGTTTATTTAGGCAAACTAAATATGAGTCTACAACAATATCTACTTTAAAATTCACATTTAAACTGGGATAGAGTGTAAATTTGAATTGTTGGAATATTCAAGCAAGAAGAAATTATTAGTtgatttttagattattatttgcTCAAAGGTTTTTTCTCTACAAAatttttcatatcattgttatagtgtaattttcaaataaatgtgtttttttaaaaACAGATTGTAATTTTGCTTTATAATACAGATTCCATCACTTGGAGAACATGTACAAGGGGAAGAGAGTGCTGAATTTACAAATACTCTTGGGGAACGGGTTATTGTCCAGATTTGTGcaacaaaagaagaaacagcTACACTTCTTGAGAAGgtgagaatatgaatatgatcatGTAGTTATATAAGGATATTCTTTTCCTTAGCTTAAAAGAATAGCGTAAAAATCCTTAAATTCTTATAAGTGAATCAGAGAACTTGGCATACCTATATTACATTTTTTGCTTGTAAGTATGCCTATTACAGCATGTAGAATGTTAGGCCAATGTGACAGGATTGGCAAGAGTAAAAGCTCTAGAGAAAGTGTTTGTAAACctttcattactttatttttattattaattgataAAGATTTTTGTAGTTTTAATTAATTGCAGGTTTTAGATGGCAACAAAGAAGCAGCAGAGCTATTGGCAGCTGTTGTTCATACATCTATTATTGTAAAACCTGACTCAACATTAGCTGCCAAGATACCGAAAATACCTCTGGATAACTTGGGTATATGGATTGATCCTATTGGTAAGTTGATAGTCATATTACTAACAGTTATGTAGATATGAAAATATTCCGGTTTAATACAGTGTGGGATACTTTCaatgaatagaaatataaaacagaaaagttTATATGAATATTACCAGACTTTAAGAACATTCATCTTACTACAAAAAGATACAGAGTTGTGAATTTATTACATACAAAATGTGTGGCATGTATGATAGATAGGTACTATAATGTTTCATCTATGCATTAGGACCATTGAACATAGAGTACTTTCTAGAAGCAGGGGCAAATACAGTCTTTGTTCTATATTATTAAACTTTTGATTGTGGTGACCTGGTCAATCCCTTTGTTGGATTTTGTTAATCCATTAGATGCAGGATTAGTCCTGCATCTACCAATACTTCCTCCATAAGACTGGTTTAGAGGAACTTTTGGTCTATGGAGACTTCTATTGAACTTGAAGAATTGTCTCCTCTCTCGTTTAGAATATTGGGCCAGTGACAGCCTCATGATTCATTATAAACCTTGATAACCTTTTTCAGGGTATTTCATAGTCATAGGGCTAAAATAACCCATGTCTTACTTTTTGAATTGCTAGTTGCTCAGAGGTAAGTAAGCAGAGGCAAGCAGTTTTCTTTGCATATTTTTGATAGTCTGTAAAGGGCATGGTGTTGCTTTTTCCATCCATCAAAAGTCAGTCtgtttgaaaaagagaaagacagtgtaTATCTCTTTTTGGGGAGGGGTATTTTGCTGACATATGAGTCTATTTTGATGCTGACATCTTAAAGTAATTGGATTTTCTTATCAAGATATTTTTATTGTGAGATATCTACAACTATGTGTGTATGAACCAGTTATTgaatatttgaaattataatcaAGTATACTGCATTACCTAACACTATTTAAATAATTAATTTCAAAACAGCATGAGTTATTAAACTGATTTAAGGATCATCAAGGGGATAAAAAGTAAAGGTGGTGAAATATTAAGCTGATATATGAAACCAGTTTTATTTCAGATTCCACTGGCGAATATGTTAGAGGAGAAATTGGAAAGCTGAATGGAAGCATATACAGCAGTGGACTTCCAAGTGTGACTATCCTCATTGGTTTTTATGACCGCTTTACTGGTGAAATAATAGGAGGGGTTGTTAATCATCCCTTTGCTGTGTATGATGAAGAAAACCAAAGGTATGTATCCTTCttttttaagaaaataatacatcCTTTCAAAATTAAATGTTGTGGTCTGAGCATAACTAGTTGTTTAAATTTGCTACAGTTTTCTACACTTTATATTCCTTAACAAATATTTACTCTTGATTGATATgattaatgattttattttcatgactACTTATACTTCATGTGCTCCATGTGTTGtagtattatgatattttttttcttgaaagtcATGATATTGTATATTAATTAAGATAGCCTAATATGTATAGAGTGATATGAGGGTATTTAATATTTTGACCTTCAAATGCTGAAATCTTGTTTTGCTGCTTTTCAGTTGGCGTGGACAAATCTACTGGAGTGTCAGTTATAATGATGTCAAAGTCCATAATATGCAAATCCATAAACTTGCCTCTGATGCTCCTCGTCCAATAATAGTGATGTCATCAAGTGAAGATGTAAAAGTGCAGGAAATGCTTGGAAAGAAGTTTGACATTGTTTATGCTTCTGGCGCTGGATACAAGCTTCTTGTTGTTGCACTTGGTCAAGTGGTGGCATATGTTTGCTCCAAAGTAAGTTTTATGCTTTGGGATTTTCTTTGGTAAACTGCTTCATATATGAAATTTTAGTGAACACACATCTGATACAAAATATCTTTGCTTCTCTTTTAGGGTTCAACTTTCCGGTGGGACACAGCAGCACCTCATGGTCTGCTGCAAGCCTTAGGAGGTGGTGTAGTTGTCTACAGACAGTTATTAACCTCTGCTGAAGATAATGTATGTAATAGATATTAGAATTTTTCTAAATATACCAAAACAGAAATTACTTTTTTGTTGACTTTAAGCATGCCAATTGGACAAATTTGATGTTCATAAGCaatcagtattgataatgatttacCCTCACTGATCAATGCATTAATGGTATTTCTTTTCTGCATTTCAGCATATCTCAGAAGATGTGTTGAAAAGTATTCAGATAAAATACCACAAGCCAAATGTTGATTCACCAAAAGCCAGCTTACAGTGGAGCAATGCAGGAGGAGTTGTGGCTTATAGGGAGACTGAAGTATTACCAACCATTTTAGAATGTTTGAGAAACTCATAGAtaaaaggttttttttctttctttcttttaagagtAAACAATAAATTGGCCACATATAACACATAACTTTTTTGGTGTTCTGTCTTTAGATATTGATGAACTTTGTGATATCTAGATTTGGTACAAGGGTGCAAAATCTAGTACACTTTTGAatagtatttctttattt
This sequence is a window from Penaeus chinensis breed Huanghai No. 1 chromosome 10, ASM1920278v2, whole genome shotgun sequence. Protein-coding genes within it:
- the LOC125029675 gene encoding inositol polyphosphate 1-phosphatase-like; this translates as MELIETLFSFSEKAGEIARTIRREPKLFSLLVEEKGENEKNQRFAQDFKTLADVLIQEALRHHVTQMIPSLGEHVQGEESAEFTNTLGERVIVQICATKEETATLLEKVLDGNKEAAELLAAVVHTSIIVKPDSTLAAKIPKIPLDNLGIWIDPIDSTGEYVRGEIGKLNGSIYSSGLPSVTILIGFYDRFTGEIIGGVVNHPFAVYDEENQSWRGQIYWSVSYNDVKVHNMQIHKLASDAPRPIIVMSSSEDVKVQEMLGKKFDIVYASGAGYKLLVVALGQVVAYVCSKGSTFRWDTAAPHGLLQALGGGVVVYRQLLTSAEDNHISEDVLKSIQIKYHKPNVDSPKASLQWSNAGGVVAYRETEVLPTILECLRNS